One stretch of Pseudoxanthomonas sp. Root65 DNA includes these proteins:
- a CDS encoding L-threonylcarbamoyladenylate synthase: MPIERTIEEAAETIRSGGIVAYPTEAVWGLGCDPFDEGAVHRLLAIKQRPVEKGLILIAATLEQLKPLIDVSAVPTERLTEVLSSWPGPYTWVMPATAQAPRWITGAHRGIAVRVSEHPVVVGLCQAYGGALVSTSANLSGEPAVSEQAALDPALLARVDAVVPGATGGLDRPTAIRDALTGQSLRD, encoded by the coding sequence ATGCCGATCGAAAGGACCATCGAGGAAGCCGCCGAGACCATCCGCAGCGGCGGCATCGTCGCCTATCCCACCGAAGCGGTGTGGGGGCTGGGCTGCGATCCGTTCGACGAGGGCGCGGTGCACCGGCTGCTGGCGATCAAGCAACGGCCGGTCGAGAAGGGCCTGATCCTGATCGCCGCCACGCTGGAACAGCTCAAGCCGCTGATCGACGTGTCCGCCGTGCCCACCGAGCGCCTGACCGAGGTGCTGTCCAGCTGGCCCGGCCCGTACACCTGGGTGATGCCGGCCACCGCGCAGGCACCGCGCTGGATCACCGGTGCGCACCGCGGCATCGCCGTGCGCGTCAGCGAGCACCCGGTCGTGGTGGGCCTGTGCCAGGCCTACGGCGGCGCGCTGGTGTCGACCAGCGCCAACCTCAGCGGCGAACCGGCGGTCAGCGAGCAGGCCGCGCTCGACCCTGCCCTGCTGGCGCGCGTCGACGCGGTGGTACCGGGCGCCACCGGCGGGCTGGACCGTCCCACCGCGATCCGCGACGCCCTGACCGGCCAGTCGCTGCGTGACTGA
- a CDS encoding DUF4124 domain-containing protein, with the protein MSMKSVVRSLAVLSMLGLSWHAGIPAARAEVVIYRCTDASGALTLQNAPCPKGMKQEQRTMQGINTVPMAPGQAGTATPNAAPAAAAATTPAPATTAPTPPAADAVPPSSDARRLPPPVLFQCTTHDKDSYVTEDPIPASRCVTLRTVGLDGNPQSGAGQACEVVRDTCARVPDGALCDAWKKRRDETEVAARFARPENAEKNRADFERVARIVAESTCGA; encoded by the coding sequence ATGAGCATGAAATCCGTCGTACGTTCCCTCGCAGTGCTGTCGATGCTCGGCCTGTCCTGGCATGCCGGCATCCCCGCCGCCCGTGCGGAGGTCGTCATCTACCGCTGCACCGACGCCAGCGGCGCGCTGACCCTGCAGAACGCGCCCTGCCCCAAGGGTATGAAGCAGGAACAGCGCACCATGCAGGGCATCAACACCGTGCCGATGGCCCCGGGCCAGGCCGGCACGGCGACGCCTAACGCAGCGCCCGCGGCCGCCGCGGCGACGACACCTGCTCCGGCTACGACCGCACCGACGCCACCCGCGGCCGACGCAGTACCGCCCTCGTCGGATGCGCGCCGCCTGCCGCCGCCGGTGCTGTTCCAGTGCACCACCCACGACAAGGACAGCTACGTCACCGAGGATCCGATTCCCGCCTCGCGCTGCGTGACGCTGCGCACCGTCGGCCTGGACGGCAACCCGCAGTCCGGCGCCGGCCAGGCCTGCGAAGTCGTCCGCGACACCTGCGCCCGCGTGCCCGATGGCGCGCTGTGCGATGCCTGGAAGAAGCGCCGCGACGAAACCGAAGTGGCCGCCCGCTTCGCCCGCCCCGAGAACGCCGAGAAGAACCGCGCCGACTTCGAGCGCGTGGCGCGCATCGTCGCCGAGAGCACCTGCGGCGCGTAA
- a CDS encoding type 1 glutamine amidotransferase domain-containing protein — MKRWITCGLLACAASVLLACAGGFFYVQTLDLDSQPLPDPASTVADLDFMREPMPATRGKILAVVTSTSHFPGGDKKAGFELSELARAYYVLQANGYEVDIASPQGGSPPMRLDDEDAVAADYAFLNDAAARRKLDGSLPLREVDATRYVAVYLVGGKGTMFDFPDDPDLQRIVRTVYQRGGVIGAVCHGPAGLLEVMRDDGTPLLRGRRVTGFSNAEELFLIQDARVRFPYLLQDRMVEKGAQYVEGTMYLDNTVVDDRLVTGQNPWSTWSTAEAMVRALGQVPVARAPGRDELAVQVLAVYHREGIEAARAARAALPEADKRLLLMHALVAGMQGRLGEAWQLQALARG, encoded by the coding sequence ATGAAACGATGGATCACGTGCGGCCTGCTGGCCTGCGCAGCGAGTGTATTGCTGGCCTGCGCGGGCGGTTTCTTCTACGTGCAGACGCTGGACCTGGACAGCCAGCCGCTGCCGGACCCGGCCAGCACGGTGGCGGATCTGGATTTCATGCGTGAGCCGATGCCGGCGACACGCGGCAAGATCCTCGCGGTGGTGACCAGTACCTCGCACTTTCCGGGCGGGGACAAGAAAGCAGGCTTCGAACTGAGCGAACTGGCGCGCGCGTATTACGTGTTGCAGGCCAATGGCTACGAGGTGGACATCGCCAGTCCCCAGGGCGGATCACCGCCGATGCGGCTGGACGACGAAGACGCGGTGGCCGCCGATTACGCGTTCCTCAACGATGCGGCGGCACGGCGCAAGCTCGACGGCAGCCTGCCGCTGCGCGAGGTGGATGCCACGCGCTACGTGGCGGTGTACCTGGTCGGCGGCAAGGGCACGATGTTCGACTTTCCCGACGATCCCGACCTGCAGCGCATCGTGCGCACCGTCTACCAGCGCGGCGGCGTGATCGGCGCGGTCTGCCATGGACCTGCCGGCTTGCTGGAGGTGATGCGGGACGATGGCACGCCGCTGCTGCGCGGCCGTCGCGTGACCGGCTTCAGCAATGCCGAGGAACTGTTCCTGATCCAGGATGCGCGCGTGCGCTTTCCGTACCTGCTGCAGGACCGCATGGTCGAAAAGGGTGCGCAGTACGTCGAAGGCACGATGTATCTGGACAACACCGTGGTCGATGACCGGCTGGTCACCGGACAGAACCCGTGGTCGACGTGGTCCACGGCCGAGGCGATGGTGCGCGCGCTGGGCCAGGTGCCGGTCGCGCGTGCACCGGGACGCGACGAACTCGCCGTGCAGGTGCTGGCGGTCTATCACCGCGAAGGCATCGAGGCCGCGCGCGCGGCGCGCGCCGCATTGCCCGAGGCGGACAAGCGCCTGCTGCTGATGCATGCGCTGGTGGCGGGCATGCAGGGGCGGCTGGGCGAAGCGTGGCAGCTGCAGGCGCTGGCGCGCGGGTGA
- a CDS encoding SDR family oxidoreductase: MAANRWRLDGQRALVTGASAGIGLAIARELLGLGADLLMVARDVDALQDARADLGDEFPEREIGTLAADVADDEDRRAILDWVEDHGDGLNILVNNAGGNVTRAAVDYTEDEWRGIFETNLFSAFELSRYAHPLLAQHATSSIVNVGSVSGITAVRSGAPYGMTKAALHQLTRNLAAEWAEDGVRVNAVAPWYIRTRRTSGPLSDPDYYDEVIARTPMRRIGEPDEVAGAVAFLCLPAASYVTGECIAVDGGFLRYGF, encoded by the coding sequence GTGGCGGCGAACCGGTGGCGGCTGGACGGACAACGGGCGCTGGTGACCGGCGCCAGCGCGGGCATCGGCCTGGCGATCGCGCGCGAACTGCTGGGGCTGGGCGCGGACCTGCTGATGGTGGCGCGCGACGTGGACGCGCTGCAGGACGCACGCGCCGACTTGGGCGATGAGTTTCCCGAGCGCGAGATCGGCACGCTGGCCGCCGATGTCGCCGATGACGAAGACCGCCGCGCCATCCTCGACTGGGTGGAAGACCACGGCGACGGCCTCAACATCCTGGTCAACAATGCCGGCGGCAACGTCACCCGCGCCGCGGTGGACTACACCGAGGACGAATGGCGCGGCATCTTCGAGACCAACCTGTTCTCCGCGTTCGAGCTGTCGCGCTACGCGCATCCACTGCTCGCGCAGCATGCGACCTCGAGCATCGTCAACGTCGGCAGCGTGTCCGGCATCACTGCCGTGCGCAGCGGCGCGCCCTACGGCATGACCAAGGCCGCGCTGCACCAGCTCACCCGCAACCTGGCCGCCGAATGGGCCGAGGACGGCGTGCGCGTGAACGCGGTGGCGCCGTGGTACATCCGCACGCGCCGCACCTCCGGCCCGCTGTCGGACCCGGACTACTACGACGAGGTCATCGCCCGCACCCCGATGCGCCGCATCGGCGAGCCGGACGAAGTCGCCGGCGCCGTCGCGTTCCTGTGCCTGCCTGCCGCCAGTTACGTCACCGGTGAATGCATTGCGGTGGATGGCGGATTTTTGCGGTACGGGTTCTGA
- a CDS encoding elongation factor Tu has protein sequence MSRPGRPPDIEADIRFLSTDEGGRSGPALSGYRPTHDFGVEGMLNDAHHEYIGVDSVSPGATTRAQLWLLAPEYQAGRLYPGFAFTVQEGLHIVAHGEVVYVLNATLRATV, from the coding sequence ATGAGCAGACCTGGCCGCCCACCCGACATCGAAGCCGATATCCGCTTCCTGAGCACCGATGAGGGCGGCAGATCGGGTCCGGCCCTTTCCGGATACCGACCAACTCATGATTTCGGCGTCGAGGGCATGCTCAATGACGCGCACCACGAGTACATCGGTGTCGACTCGGTCTCCCCCGGGGCCACAACGAGAGCGCAGCTCTGGCTTCTCGCGCCCGAGTATCAGGCAGGCCGTCTCTATCCTGGATTCGCGTTCACCGTCCAGGAGGGCTTGCACATCGTGGCGCACGGCGAGGTCGTATACGTGCTCAATGCCACGCTGCGGGCGACTGTCTGA
- the map gene encoding type I methionyl aminopeptidase, with product MIKTEAELARMAEAGALLASVFDRLGRLSLEGMSTMAINDAVERMIVDELHARPASKGQYGFPYVLNASIDDVVCHGMPSHQDVLRSGQIVNLDITLEKNGYLADSSTTYLVGEVAYPARRLVAATYHAMWKGIAAVRPGARLGDIGHAIAQYARQQGYSVVREYGGHGIGREMHEAPHVHHYGRPGTGLVLEEGMVFTIEPMLNQGRAAIRSHPDQWPVHTRDGTLSAQFEHTVAVTRTGARVLTLRSDETPLCELG from the coding sequence GTGATCAAGACCGAGGCCGAACTGGCGCGCATGGCGGAGGCCGGCGCGCTGCTGGCGTCCGTGTTCGACCGGCTCGGCCGGCTCTCGCTGGAAGGCATGAGCACGATGGCGATCAACGATGCCGTCGAGCGCATGATCGTGGACGAGCTGCACGCGCGCCCGGCCAGCAAGGGGCAGTACGGCTTCCCGTACGTGCTCAACGCCTCCATCGACGACGTCGTCTGCCACGGCATGCCCTCGCATCAGGACGTGCTGCGCAGCGGACAGATCGTCAACCTCGACATCACGCTGGAGAAGAACGGGTACCTCGCCGATTCCAGCACCACCTACCTGGTGGGTGAGGTGGCGTATCCGGCGCGACGGCTGGTGGCGGCCACGTACCACGCCATGTGGAAGGGCATCGCTGCCGTGCGTCCCGGCGCGCGCCTGGGCGACATCGGCCACGCCATCGCGCAGTACGCGCGCCAACAGGGCTACAGCGTGGTCAGGGAGTACGGCGGCCACGGCATCGGCCGCGAGATGCACGAAGCCCCGCACGTGCATCACTACGGCAGGCCCGGTACCGGTCTGGTGCTGGAGGAAGGCATGGTGTTCACCATCGAACCGATGCTCAACCAGGGCCGCGCCGCGATCCGCTCGCACCCGGACCAGTGGCCGGTGCATACGCGCGACGGCACGCTGTCCGCGCAGTTCGAGCACACCGTCGCGGTGACGCGCACCGGCGCGCGCGTGCTGACGCTGCGCAGTGATGAAACGCCGTTGTGCGAACTGGGGTAG
- a CDS encoding ParD-like family protein yields MGIVNIDDALHDQLRRACTVSHRSINAQANFWIKVGMLCEMHPELSFQDIVANELRAAGVQPAPLRAGHT; encoded by the coding sequence ATGGGCATCGTCAACATCGACGACGCGCTGCACGACCAGTTGCGTCGTGCCTGCACCGTCAGTCACCGCTCGATCAACGCGCAGGCCAACTTCTGGATCAAGGTCGGCATGCTCTGCGAGATGCATCCGGAACTGAGCTTCCAGGACATCGTGGCCAACGAGCTGCGTGCCGCCGGGGTGCAGCCGGCACCGCTGCGCGCCGGCCACACGTGA
- the sppA gene encoding signal peptide peptidase SppA, whose protein sequence is MSQVAPAPPPRRNPVVAFFAGLWDVMNFTRKLVLNLIFFGLLFLIFIVFVIAAGSGGVKPLMERTTFVLAPEGRLVEQFTADPATRALAKAFGDKSAEEVQLRDLLRAIDAAQKDEKIERMLLRVDQLQPTGYASLREVAAALAKFRASGKQIVAFGENLSQTQYLLAAQADEVYIDPMGSLMLEGLGRYRQYYREGLQDKLGVDVHLFKVGEYKSAAEPYVLDAASKEAKEADLFWMNDVWQRLLADIAKVRKTTPEALAAGIDTMPEGIAAAGGDLAKYALQQKLVDGLKTQEDVENLLIERGVADEDSDTGFRAIGLTGYLTQLDAKLNPLDKRPQVAVVVAEGEITDGDQPAGRVGGLSTSALLREARDDEDVKAVVLRVDSPGGGVYASEQIRREVAALKKAGKPVVVSMGDLAASGGYWISMNADRIYADPSTITGSIGIFGLIPTVPRTLEKIGVRTDGVGTTRFAGAFDISRPLDPAVGQVIQSVIDKGYADFTGKVAEARKKPVDEIDAVARGRVWSGAQAKERGLVDELAGFDAAIADAAKRAKLGEAGKYRVRYIEKMSSPFSQFMGGFAGSRIGSAWLKDSDFARALLARSLPEMDAQLRFVDEAVNDRHGAPVKSLAYCFCGF, encoded by the coding sequence ATGAGCCAAGTCGCACCCGCCCCCCCTCCCCGCCGCAATCCGGTCGTCGCCTTCTTCGCCGGCCTGTGGGATGTGATGAACTTCACCCGCAAGCTGGTCCTCAACCTGATCTTCTTCGGGTTGCTGTTCCTGATCTTCATCGTCTTCGTCATCGCCGCCGGCAGTGGCGGGGTGAAGCCGCTGATGGAACGCACCACCTTCGTGCTGGCGCCGGAAGGCCGCCTGGTGGAGCAGTTCACCGCCGATCCCGCCACCCGCGCGCTGGCCAAGGCGTTCGGCGACAAGAGCGCCGAGGAAGTGCAGCTGCGCGACCTGCTGCGCGCCATCGACGCGGCGCAGAAGGACGAGAAGATCGAACGCATGCTGCTGCGCGTGGACCAGCTGCAGCCCACCGGCTACGCCTCGCTGCGCGAAGTCGCCGCCGCGCTGGCCAAGTTCCGCGCCTCGGGCAAGCAGATCGTCGCCTTCGGCGAGAACCTCAGCCAGACCCAGTACCTGCTGGCCGCGCAGGCCGACGAGGTCTACATCGACCCGATGGGCAGCCTGATGCTGGAGGGCCTGGGTCGCTACCGCCAGTACTACCGCGAGGGCCTGCAGGACAAGCTGGGCGTGGACGTGCACCTGTTCAAGGTGGGCGAGTACAAGTCCGCCGCCGAACCCTACGTGCTGGACGCCGCGTCGAAGGAAGCCAAGGAAGCCGATCTGTTCTGGATGAACGATGTGTGGCAGCGCCTGCTGGCCGACATCGCCAAGGTCCGCAAGACCACGCCCGAGGCGCTGGCCGCCGGCATCGACACGATGCCCGAAGGCATCGCCGCCGCCGGTGGCGACCTGGCCAAGTACGCCCTGCAGCAGAAGCTGGTGGACGGTCTGAAGACGCAGGAAGACGTGGAGAACCTGCTGATCGAACGCGGCGTGGCCGATGAGGATTCGGATACCGGCTTCCGCGCCATCGGCCTGACCGGTTACCTGACCCAGCTCGACGCCAAGCTCAATCCGCTCGACAAGCGTCCGCAGGTCGCGGTGGTGGTGGCCGAAGGCGAGATCACCGACGGCGACCAGCCGGCCGGCCGCGTCGGTGGCCTGTCCACCTCGGCGCTGCTGCGCGAGGCGCGCGACGACGAGGACGTGAAGGCCGTGGTGCTGCGCGTGGATTCGCCCGGCGGCGGCGTCTACGCCTCCGAGCAGATCCGCCGCGAAGTGGCCGCGCTGAAGAAGGCCGGCAAGCCGGTGGTCGTGTCGATGGGCGACCTGGCCGCGTCCGGCGGCTACTGGATCAGCATGAATGCCGACCGCATCTACGCCGATCCGTCCACCATCACCGGTTCCATCGGCATCTTCGGCCTGATCCCCACCGTGCCGCGCACGCTGGAGAAGATCGGCGTGCGCACCGACGGCGTGGGCACCACCCGCTTCGCCGGCGCGTTCGACATCAGCCGCCCGCTGGACCCGGCCGTCGGCCAGGTGATCCAGTCCGTCATCGACAAGGGCTACGCCGACTTCACCGGCAAGGTCGCCGAGGCGCGCAAGAAGCCGGTCGACGAGATCGACGCCGTCGCCCGCGGTCGCGTGTGGAGCGGCGCGCAGGCGAAGGAGCGCGGCCTGGTCGACGAACTGGCCGGCTTCGACGCCGCCATCGCCGACGCCGCCAAGCGCGCCAAGCTGGGCGAGGCCGGCAAGTACCGCGTGCGCTACATTGAGAAGATGTCCTCGCCGTTCTCGCAGTTCATGGGCGGCTTCGCCGGCAGCCGGATCGGTAGCGCCTGGCTGAAGGACTCCGATTTCGCCCGCGCGCTGCTGGCGCGCAGCCTGCCGGAGATGGACGCGCAGCTGCGCTTCGTCGACGAGGCCGTGAACGACCGCCATGGCGCCCCGGTGAAGAGCCTGGCGTACTGCTTCTGCGGGTTCTGA
- a CDS encoding MATE family efflux transporter, with translation MSLSPSPTPRFGQEVRSTATLALPLVLGHVSTGLIGFVDNVIAGHHATATLAAVTVGTALLWLPMMVPIGTLISLTASVSQLDGANRRSEIAPLFRQALWLSLGLGLLMFAFLSVAPYALAAFGIAPDIIPGATAFLHGIRWGVPALTFYFCMRYLSEGTHWTLPTMILGFGGLLVLAPVGYVLAFGKFGFPELGAGGLGIASALTMWLQAIAFAIYLTRARRFADLQLFAHFDPPRREPILQLLRTGLPIGITVLMEGSLFIVTALLIARLGATPAAAHQIAINVSALCFMIPMGVAEATTVRVGHAVGSGDTQGIRRAAHAGYVIVLATQAISALFLLLGHDLVVSLYTDDLAVAALAGTLLLFAAAFQFPDGIQVLSAGALRGLKDTRVPMWLAVLSYWGLGMPLGAGLGLGLGWGPQGMWLGLIVGLTAAAVLLGWRFERSSRRWQAVRSA, from the coding sequence ATGTCCCTTTCCCCCTCTCCGACCCCGCGCTTCGGCCAGGAAGTGCGCTCGACGGCCACGCTCGCCCTGCCGCTCGTGCTGGGCCATGTGTCCACCGGCCTGATCGGCTTCGTCGATAACGTCATCGCCGGCCACCACGCCACCGCCACGCTGGCGGCCGTCACCGTGGGCACGGCCCTGCTGTGGCTGCCGATGATGGTGCCGATCGGCACGCTGATCTCGCTCACCGCCTCGGTGTCGCAGCTCGATGGCGCGAACCGGCGCAGCGAGATCGCGCCGCTGTTCCGCCAGGCGCTGTGGCTGTCGCTGGGCCTGGGCCTGCTGATGTTCGCCTTCCTCAGCGTGGCGCCGTATGCGCTGGCCGCGTTCGGCATTGCGCCGGACATCATCCCGGGTGCGACCGCGTTCCTGCACGGCATCCGCTGGGGCGTGCCGGCGCTGACGTTCTACTTCTGCATGCGCTATCTCAGCGAGGGCACGCACTGGACGCTGCCGACCATGATCCTCGGCTTCGGCGGCCTGCTGGTGCTGGCGCCGGTGGGCTACGTGCTGGCGTTCGGCAAGTTCGGGTTTCCCGAGTTGGGCGCCGGCGGCCTGGGCATCGCCTCGGCGCTGACCATGTGGTTGCAGGCCATCGCGTTTGCGATCTACCTGACCCGCGCGCGCCGCTTCGCCGACCTGCAGCTGTTCGCGCACTTCGATCCGCCACGCCGCGAGCCCATCCTGCAGTTGCTGCGCACCGGCCTGCCGATCGGCATCACCGTGTTGATGGAAGGCAGTCTGTTCATCGTCACCGCGCTGCTGATCGCGCGGCTGGGCGCCACGCCGGCGGCGGCGCACCAGATCGCCATCAACGTGTCGGCGCTGTGCTTCATGATCCCGATGGGCGTGGCCGAAGCCACCACCGTGCGCGTGGGCCATGCGGTCGGTTCCGGCGATACGCAGGGCATCCGCCGCGCCGCGCACGCCGGCTACGTCATCGTGCTGGCCACGCAGGCGATCTCCGCGCTGTTCCTGCTGCTGGGCCACGACCTGGTGGTGTCGCTGTACACCGACGACCTGGCGGTGGCCGCGCTGGCCGGCACGCTGCTGCTGTTCGCCGCCGCCTTCCAGTTCCCCGACGGCATCCAGGTGCTGTCGGCCGGCGCGCTGCGCGGGCTGAAGGACACCCGCGTGCCGATGTGGCTGGCGGTGCTGTCGTACTGGGGCCTGGGGATGCCGCTGGGTGCGGGGCTGGGCCTGGGGCTGGGCTGGGGTCCGCAGGGCATGTGGCTGGGGCTGATCGTCGGCCTGACCGCCGCCGCCGTGCTGCTGGGCTGGCGCTTCGAGCGCAGCAGCCGGCGCTGGCAGGCCGTCAGGTCAGCCTGA